One part of the Lytechinus pictus isolate F3 Inbred chromosome 3, Lp3.0, whole genome shotgun sequence genome encodes these proteins:
- the LOC129256571 gene encoding calcium-binding protein P-like — translation MMDVLRSVAILMLMISASFAAPRSPRDSCDRGASGPVCGTNGKIYNDLCDLEEEDAITRQNIQVTNYEYCRSSGRAAPRAPSRPGYQPGARAPAPRPPARAPAPHAPRAPVPPHRAPAPHNPTSFNPDQGYAGGTSGYEHDTQGYAPSPGAPGYAPLPPAPRAPGFAPLPPRPAAPGFVPQSPRQFAPSRPGVGYAPVGPGVGYAPNAPGVGYAPSAPGTGAFGNYADGVDGTGAEGGEASTDGDDSDSSEESYDYDGNDGTDVEEGTEAPAGADAGTGTAGGVSGAASGPGIAGAPTGPGVSNLPPVPGRPGVPPPGLPPRPGTPPRVPRPFIPNTPRRPYAPSFGRASPALPRAPGVAQAAPGAPGFRYDTASCSQNAPGNSCTSNNAYDNDD, via the exons ATGATGGACGTGTTGAGGAGTGTGGCCATATTAATGTTGATGATATCTGCGTCATTTGCGGCACCAAGAT CACCGAGAGACTCATGTGACAGGGGTGCCTCGGGACCGGTCTGCGGCACAAACGGCAAGATTTATAACGACCTTTGTGACTTGGAAGAAGAAGATGCTATTACTCGACAGAATATACAGGTAACCAACTACGAATACTGCCGCTCGTCTGGGCGAGCCGCTCCTCGTGCACCAAGTCGCCCGGGATACCAACCCGGAGCGAGAGCACCTGCTCCTCGTCCTCCAGCTAGAGCTCCAGCTCCACATGCTCCTAGAGCACCAGTTCCACCTCACAGGGCGCCAGCTCCACATAATCCCACATCATTCAACCCGGATCAAGGATACGCAGGAGGAACGTCGGGATACGAGCATGATACCCAAGGGTACGCACCCTCTCCAGGAGCACCTGGTTATGCACCCTTACCACCAGCACCAAGGGCACCGGGATTCGCCCCCTTACCACCAAGACCTGCTGCTCCAGGATTTGTGCCACAATCTCCTCGACAATTCGCCCCCTCTCGGCCAGGAGTCGGATACGCTCCAGTCGGACCAGGAGTTGGGTATGCTCCAAACGCACCAGGGGTTGGATACGCTCCAAGCGCTCCAGGAACTGGAGCATTCGGCAATTACGCAGATGGCGTAGACGGTACTGGAGCTGAAGGTGGAGAAGCTAGTACTGATGGAGATGACAGTGACAGCAGCGAGGAGAGCTACGACTATGACGGTAATGATGGAACAGATGTAGAGGAGGGAACAGAAGCTCCCGCTGGTGCTGATGCTGGTACTGGCACTGCAGGTGGAGTATCTGGTGCTGCAAGTGGACCTGGTATCGCCGGTGCTCCTACCGGACCTGGTGTTTCCAATTTACCGCCTGTTCCTGGTAGACCTGGTGTTCCTCCTCCAGGGCTTCCACCTCGGCCAGGAACACCTCCACGAGTTCCTCGCCCATTCATCCCCAATACACCACGTCGACCGTATGCCCCTTCATTTGGGCGTGCATCTCCGGCTCTACCACGAGCACCGGGAGTAGCTCAGGCAGCTCCGGGCGCTCCAGGTTTCAGATATGACACTGCTAGCTGTTCTCAAAACGCACCTGGCAACAGTTGCACATCAAACAATGCTTATGACAATG ATGACTAG